A window of the Acidimicrobiales bacterium genome harbors these coding sequences:
- a CDS encoding aminoglycoside phosphotransferase family protein yields the protein MTTENPLFAQARARHALRMAGFDDPKTLERASSTRNEVFLSPDLVVRVNRHPNQRLRREALLCRHLPDAPWAPDVLAYGGEVGADYLIVRRRPGAPLSRWWPDLSSNMRRDAVRQLCTALAVLHETQTPVHIPRIDNSPHLIDPRNVTPLVPLLLAIEELTPIDPGLFADVLDYVHHTADALSEYSQRTLIHGDLSFENLLWNGAELTGILDFEWCRGAPLDLELDVLFRFCAFPHAHVAPDYEARTLAADYVDVPVWVAEDRPDLFEHPALFERLMLYAISFSVQELISHPLAPNTPRAILGPMHPICRLANLLHHGGHLTATLQRIGLPV from the coding sequence ATGACCACCGAAAACCCACTGTTCGCCCAGGCCCGGGCTCGACATGCACTGCGAATGGCTGGTTTCGACGATCCCAAAACGCTGGAACGAGCTTCGAGCACGCGGAACGAGGTCTTCCTCAGCCCCGACCTCGTCGTGAGGGTCAATCGCCATCCCAACCAGCGACTTCGCCGCGAGGCGCTGTTGTGTCGGCATCTCCCTGATGCTCCATGGGCGCCCGACGTGCTCGCCTATGGCGGTGAGGTCGGAGCGGATTACCTGATCGTGCGACGTCGACCTGGCGCCCCACTCTCGCGGTGGTGGCCGGACCTGTCGTCCAACATGCGACGTGACGCCGTCCGTCAGTTGTGCACGGCGCTCGCCGTGCTGCACGAGACACAGACGCCGGTGCACATCCCTCGCATCGACAACTCGCCGCATCTCATCGACCCTCGCAACGTGACGCCGCTGGTTCCCCTGCTCCTCGCCATCGAGGAGCTGACGCCGATTGATCCCGGGTTGTTCGCTGACGTGCTCGACTATGTGCACCACACGGCCGACGCGTTGAGCGAGTACAGCCAGCGGACACTCATTCATGGCGACCTGAGCTTCGAGAACCTCCTGTGGAACGGCGCCGAGCTCACCGGCATCCTCGACTTCGAGTGGTGCCGGGGCGCGCCACTTGACCTCGAGCTCGACGTGCTCTTCCGCTTCTGCGCGTTCCCCCACGCTCACGTTGCGCCGGACTATGAGGCCCGCACGCTCGCCGCCGACTACGTCGACGTGCCGGTCTGGGTGGCCGAGGACCGACCCGATCTGTTCGAGCACCCGGCACTGTTCGAACGGCTGATGCTCTATGCCATTTCGTTCTCGGTTCAGGAACTGATCAGCCATCCGCTGGCCCCGAACACACCACGAGCAATCCTCGGCCCGATGCACCCGATCTGCCGCCTCGCCAACCTCCTCCACCATGGCGGGCACCTCACGGCGACACTGCAGCGCATCGGCCTCCCGGTCTGA
- a CDS encoding enoyl-CoA hydratase/isomerase family protein — MAEPLVVRTDADGLATLTLNRPDKLNALLPDSFVELRQHIDAIAADDSIGCVVLEGAGRSFCAGNDLGGIASGAKAPSVHFVPETVDAFEQLRQPTIVRIHGHCFTGGLELALAGDILIAAESAKLGDTHGQWGLAPIWGMSVRLPERVGRSTAKELMFTARRISGTEAEAIGLVDHCVPDDELDAAVCSLAEQILANSRGTNRIVKQLIADRFERPRAEALRHERSRPHGMPDDMAERMAAGGRG; from the coding sequence ATGGCTGAACCTCTGGTCGTGCGTACCGATGCCGATGGCCTCGCCACGCTCACGCTGAACCGTCCCGACAAGCTTAACGCCCTCCTCCCCGATTCCTTCGTCGAGCTGCGCCAACACATCGACGCCATCGCCGCCGACGACTCGATTGGCTGCGTGGTGCTCGAGGGAGCAGGGCGATCGTTCTGTGCCGGCAACGACCTCGGCGGCATCGCCAGCGGAGCGAAAGCGCCGAGTGTCCACTTCGTTCCCGAAACGGTCGACGCGTTCGAGCAGCTGCGGCAACCGACGATCGTGCGCATCCACGGCCACTGCTTCACCGGCGGGCTCGAACTCGCACTCGCCGGCGACATCCTGATCGCCGCCGAATCGGCGAAGCTCGGCGACACCCATGGCCAGTGGGGTCTGGCACCGATCTGGGGCATGTCGGTCCGGCTCCCCGAGCGAGTCGGCCGCTCGACCGCCAAGGAACTGATGTTCACAGCCCGACGCATCTCGGGCACCGAAGCCGAAGCGATCGGCCTGGTCGACCACTGCGTTCCCGACGACGAGCTCGATGCCGCCGTGTGCTCGCTGGCCGAGCAGATCCTGGCCAACTCGCGCGGTACCAATCGCATCGTGAAGCAGTTGATCGCCGACCGCTTCGAGCGGCCTCGGGCCGAGGCGTTGCGGCATGAGCGTTCCCGCCCGCACGGCATGCCCGACGACATGGCCGAACGCATGGCGGCGGGCGGTCGTGGCTGA
- the murA gene encoding UDP-N-acetylglucosamine 1-carboxyvinyltransferase has protein sequence MSGEPSTNTTPSDQSADPAEATTPAWIVNPVGPLRGDVAVRGSKNGVTKHMVAAMLADTPSRISNCPDVGDVAITAGMLEALGCGVEVIDGVANVDPRFIESSRVPVRFSGLNRIPILMVGPLLHRIGHAFVPLVGGDEIGARPVDFHVDALRKMGAEIEFTSEGLEAKASKLQGAHIELPYPSVGATETILMTAVLAEGRTVLDNAATEPEVIELALFLQRMGARIEMRPNRRFIIDGVESLSGAAHHLKGDRIEAFSYLVAGLITGGEVRVHGCSQDRLVTAISTLQGMGARFEITDSSISAWADTLHPAAVQTDTHPGFMTDWQSPMVALFTQCHGMSVMYETVFENRFTYVPALKQMGAQIELYNTPLGSIETRFVGSSTPCSVVVSGGNQLIGTQVDVPDIRGGFAYVLAAAAAEGQTTITGTHHLDRGYNRPIENFESLGLDIKRVEVPVAAGAK, from the coding sequence GTGAGTGGTGAACCGAGCACGAACACGACCCCGTCCGACCAATCCGCCGACCCGGCCGAGGCAACCACCCCGGCGTGGATCGTCAATCCGGTCGGGCCGTTGCGAGGCGACGTCGCCGTCCGTGGCTCGAAGAACGGTGTCACCAAACACATGGTGGCCGCCATGCTCGCCGACACGCCGTCGCGCATCTCCAACTGTCCCGACGTCGGCGATGTCGCCATCACCGCCGGCATGCTCGAAGCCCTCGGCTGCGGGGTCGAGGTCATCGACGGCGTGGCCAATGTCGACCCTCGCTTCATCGAGTCGAGTCGTGTTCCGGTGCGGTTCTCCGGCCTCAATCGCATCCCGATCCTGATGGTCGGGCCGCTCCTGCACCGGATCGGGCATGCCTTCGTCCCGCTCGTCGGTGGCGACGAGATCGGTGCTCGCCCGGTCGACTTCCACGTCGATGCCCTCCGCAAGATGGGGGCCGAGATCGAGTTCACCTCCGAGGGCCTCGAGGCCAAGGCGAGCAAGCTCCAGGGCGCACACATCGAACTCCCCTATCCCTCGGTCGGTGCCACCGAGACCATCCTCATGACCGCCGTGCTGGCCGAGGGCCGCACGGTCCTCGACAATGCCGCTACCGAACCCGAGGTCATCGAGCTGGCGCTCTTCCTCCAGCGCATGGGGGCACGAATCGAGATGCGGCCGAACCGTCGATTCATCATCGACGGTGTCGAATCCCTCAGCGGCGCCGCCCATCATCTGAAGGGTGACCGCATCGAGGCCTTCTCGTATCTCGTTGCCGGCCTCATCACCGGTGGCGAAGTCCGGGTCCATGGCTGCTCGCAGGACCGTCTCGTCACGGCGATCTCCACCCTCCAGGGCATGGGTGCCCGTTTCGAGATCACCGACTCGTCGATCTCGGCGTGGGCCGACACCCTCCACCCGGCTGCAGTGCAGACCGACACCCATCCCGGGTTCATGACCGACTGGCAATCGCCGATGGTCGCGCTCTTCACGCAGTGCCACGGCATGTCGGTCATGTACGAAACCGTGTTCGAGAACCGGTTCACCTACGTTCCGGCGCTCAAGCAGATGGGCGCCCAGATCGAGCTCTACAACACCCCACTCGGCAGCATCGAGACCCGATTCGTCGGCAGCTCGACGCCGTGCTCGGTCGTGGTGAGCGGCGGCAACCAGCTGATCGGCACCCAGGTCGACGTGCCCGACATCCGTGGCGGGTTCGCCTACGTCCTCGCTGCGGCGGCTGCCGAGGGCCAGACCACGATCACCGGCACCCACCACCTCGACCGCGGCTACAACCGCCCGATCGAGAACTTCGAGTCCCTCGGGCTCGACATCAAGCGGGTCGAGGTCCCGGTCGCAGCTGGCGCGAAGTAG